A DNA window from Mesorhizobium sp. C432A contains the following coding sequences:
- the tagF gene encoding type VI secretion system-associated protein TagF, whose product MSAADLNTGFFGKIPATGDFVAVNLPRTFIDRWDRWMSMELRERPDEGELDSRVWRFIVKSGIFGDRPCAGAWRMSEDRVGRRYPFAIIGIGATPAPDDAWFDGVASIVDEAVELQRTQSWIAEGLANLAAPSNSHGDPNRIGFWLDDWSVHEFAFSDIHDLAANALPKMRAPRPETE is encoded by the coding sequence ATGTCCGCCGCAGATCTGAACACCGGCTTCTTCGGCAAGATTCCGGCGACCGGAGATTTCGTTGCCGTAAACCTGCCGCGGACCTTCATCGACCGCTGGGACCGCTGGATGTCGATGGAGTTGCGCGAGAGGCCAGACGAGGGGGAATTGGATTCGCGTGTTTGGCGCTTCATCGTCAAGAGCGGCATTTTCGGCGACCGGCCCTGTGCCGGCGCATGGCGCATGAGCGAGGACCGCGTGGGACGCCGCTATCCGTTCGCGATCATCGGGATTGGGGCTACACCGGCACCTGACGATGCATGGTTCGACGGCGTTGCGTCAATCGTTGATGAAGCGGTCGAATTGCAGAGGACGCAGTCCTGGATAGCCGAAGGCTTGGCCAACCTTGCCGCGCCCAGCAACAGCCATGGCGATCCGAACCGGATTGGCTTCTGGCTCGACGACTGGTCGGTGCATGAGTTCGCGTTCTCGGATATTCACGACCTGGCGGCCAACGCCCTGCCGAAAATGCGCGCCCCGCGCCCTGAGACGGAATAG
- a CDS encoding DUF4150 domain-containing protein: protein MGFFHKGSGGKGVAPGDVCLSPPSPPAGPVPVPYVNMLSSSDLTKGSKSVKIEGNPTALESSSEVATSTGNEPATQGLGAGVITHKIKGKGVFKLWSFVVKVEGKGVCRHGDTMEQNTASPLPNTIDTAALVNFRNALLVKEKKKCTTDYCYDDHYTQPTGPQKAKVQNRPCWECKRNLDRLKKRTTGKNKTAIKRLEAKVNRQISGKEAPLIADHQPTQKAAWYAGGCNIEIVPQGFKDAMKALYVRPHCSSHSNSQPGRQSKVDNKAIRKFMNARGSRR from the coding sequence ATGGGCTTCTTCCACAAAGGAAGCGGCGGCAAGGGCGTGGCGCCGGGAGATGTGTGCTTGAGCCCGCCTTCCCCGCCGGCAGGCCCGGTTCCGGTTCCATACGTCAACATGCTGTCTTCCAGCGATCTCACCAAAGGCAGTAAGAGCGTCAAGATCGAAGGCAATCCGACCGCGCTCGAAAGCTCGTCGGAGGTTGCGACCAGCACCGGCAACGAGCCGGCCACCCAAGGCCTCGGCGCGGGGGTCATAACGCACAAGATCAAGGGCAAGGGAGTGTTCAAGCTCTGGTCGTTCGTCGTCAAGGTGGAGGGTAAGGGTGTCTGCCGCCATGGCGACACCATGGAGCAGAACACGGCAAGTCCACTCCCGAACACCATCGATACCGCCGCCTTGGTCAACTTCCGCAATGCTCTTCTGGTGAAAGAGAAGAAGAAATGCACGACCGATTATTGCTACGACGATCATTACACCCAGCCAACAGGCCCGCAGAAAGCCAAGGTTCAGAACCGGCCATGCTGGGAATGCAAACGTAACCTTGACAGGTTGAAGAAACGCACGACCGGCAAGAACAAGACCGCGATCAAGCGACTGGAGGCCAAGGTCAACCGGCAAATTTCGGGGAAGGAAGCCCCGCTGATCGCCGATCACCAGCCGACGCAGAAGGCAGCGTGGTACGCGGGTGGATGCAATATAGAGATCGTCCCACAAGGCTTCAAGGATGCGATGAAAGCGCTTTACGTCAGGCCGCATTGCTCCAGCCACAGCAACAGCCAGCCGGGCCGGCAGTCGAAGGTGGACAACAAGGCGATTAGGAAGTTCATGAACGCTCGGGGATCTAGGCGATGA
- a CDS encoding DUF6484 domain-containing protein: protein MMEVLERIDGVVIGLLIGFQGGAPLVVFVGNPRETAIAARSLTELDVSAVGSELALLFEGGDPARPLVVGRIVDPAPRGRSLEVVRDGERVVINGDERIELRCGLASIILEKNGRVTIRGTQLTSQASGTNRIRGGAVHLN, encoded by the coding sequence ATCATGGAAGTGCTGGAGCGTATCGACGGCGTCGTGATCGGCCTGCTGATCGGCTTCCAAGGCGGGGCGCCGCTGGTTGTCTTCGTCGGCAATCCGCGCGAGACCGCGATAGCGGCGCGCAGCCTGACGGAGCTGGACGTTTCGGCCGTCGGATCCGAACTGGCTTTGCTCTTCGAGGGCGGCGACCCGGCGCGGCCGCTGGTGGTCGGGCGCATCGTCGATCCTGCGCCCCGCGGCAGGAGCCTCGAAGTCGTCCGCGACGGCGAACGTGTCGTCATCAACGGCGATGAGCGCATTGAACTGCGCTGCGGCCTGGCATCGATCATTCTGGAGAAGAATGGACGCGTGACCATTCGTGGCACCCAGTTGACCAGCCAGGCCAGTGGCACCAACCGCATCCGCGGCGGGGCCGTGCATCTTAACTGA
- a CDS encoding DUF2169 domain-containing protein: protein MAFDVWLENRTPFAAATHVQLNADGQETLIVMLSASFTATDEGKEFQPAAEQVPVIFGDEPFGDPALSSTRYEADIAPVKPGAEVIVNGVAHAPDGRPVREMQVGLRVGNSIRKVLQVVGDRIYDSGGYSAPAPFRTMPIVYERTYGGTLEDLRTDQRNPVGVGYHNARSADPAVRTEAPNVMYPGEAQARPGESLRPAGFGTIGRGWQPRLAFAGTYDKAWLESQWPLAPKDFDTRHYMCAPADQQMAGIGNGEDITVIGMTASGRWDFRLPRITAPLRLIYDDRVEENAFKPDTVLIEPDLKRVTLKARLAVVIRRNVPALREIAFGHISPVWINARRKRKLYLNLLGGDGALRDRSAWQP from the coding sequence ATGGCCTTCGATGTCTGGCTGGAAAACAGGACACCCTTCGCCGCCGCGACGCACGTCCAATTGAATGCTGACGGCCAAGAAACTCTGATTGTCATGCTATCGGCAAGTTTCACGGCGACGGATGAAGGAAAGGAATTCCAGCCAGCGGCCGAACAGGTGCCGGTGATCTTTGGCGATGAGCCTTTTGGCGATCCGGCCCTTTCATCGACCCGCTACGAAGCGGACATCGCGCCCGTCAAGCCTGGCGCCGAGGTGATCGTGAATGGCGTCGCGCACGCGCCGGATGGAAGGCCGGTACGCGAGATGCAGGTTGGCCTGCGTGTCGGTAACTCGATCCGCAAGGTATTGCAGGTCGTCGGGGACCGGATCTACGACTCCGGCGGCTACAGCGCACCGGCGCCTTTCCGGACCATGCCGATCGTCTATGAACGCACCTATGGCGGCACTTTGGAAGACTTGCGCACGGACCAGCGCAACCCAGTCGGCGTGGGGTACCATAACGCCCGGTCTGCAGATCCTGCGGTCAGAACCGAGGCGCCCAACGTCATGTATCCGGGCGAAGCGCAAGCCCGACCTGGGGAATCCCTGAGGCCGGCGGGATTCGGGACGATTGGCCGGGGCTGGCAACCGCGCCTGGCTTTCGCCGGAACCTACGACAAGGCTTGGCTCGAATCCCAATGGCCGCTCGCTCCCAAAGACTTCGACACGCGGCATTATATGTGCGCCCCAGCCGATCAGCAGATGGCCGGCATCGGCAACGGCGAGGATATCACGGTGATCGGCATGACGGCTTCGGGCAGATGGGATTTCCGCCTGCCGCGCATCACGGCCCCGCTTCGGCTCATTTATGACGATCGTGTAGAAGAAAACGCGTTCAAGCCTGACACCGTGCTCATCGAGCCTGACTTGAAGCGCGTGACCCTTAAGGCTCGTTTGGCAGTGGTAATCCGGCGCAACGTGCCGGCGCTGCGGGAAATCGCCTTCGGCCACATTTCTCCTGTTTGGATCAATGCGCGCCGCAAGCGAAAACTCTATCTCAATCTTCTCGGCGGCGACGGGGCCCTGCGCGATCGCTCGGCGTGGCAGCCGTGA
- the icmH gene encoding type IVB secretion system protein IcmH/DotU: MSRDDPFGLSEDRERTRIRLSGAPTPRAMPLPASGGVTAKRSGRAHPNVLVNAFSPLLEFAPELENAQPPENPEALRTRLLDELVRCRDATMAQGSSLERADQAAWLVAALLDDLALNTPWGGASAWPRQPLVVMLRGDVDAGAQFFARLEDLERHPNRDREMLELQYHCMALGFRGKYRVPGRSGDRSLNAVRVAAARFLRDSDAEGAPLSPNWKGVIASDEPQRFIVPIWVMVAAAAVMATAIHIGLSMSLSSQAVELSALVRALPPPTRTDVTRASPKVDAPPPVAVDFALLPEFQAAAPDELKRALSGTESVSLARLVIQASNPELFQSSRAQLTDGFDPLIASVAKVILENQELIGDITVVGHTDGVPLQKTNPLSTNQRLSEARAAEIADILIQNGVPKERVRSEGRAATDPVADDGTREGRALNRRVEVLVEKRL, from the coding sequence ATGAGCAGGGACGATCCATTCGGACTGTCCGAGGATCGGGAGCGGACGCGCATCCGCCTGAGCGGAGCGCCAACACCCCGCGCCATGCCCCTGCCGGCGTCGGGCGGCGTCACCGCGAAGCGCTCCGGGCGGGCGCATCCGAACGTGCTCGTCAATGCCTTCTCGCCTTTGCTCGAATTTGCACCCGAACTGGAAAACGCGCAGCCGCCGGAGAATCCGGAAGCGCTGCGCACGAGGCTGCTCGATGAGCTCGTGCGCTGCCGCGACGCCACAATGGCGCAAGGCTCGTCGCTGGAGCGAGCCGACCAGGCCGCCTGGCTGGTAGCGGCCCTGCTCGACGATCTGGCGCTGAACACGCCCTGGGGCGGCGCCAGCGCATGGCCGCGCCAGCCGCTGGTGGTGATGCTGCGCGGCGACGTCGATGCCGGCGCGCAGTTCTTCGCCCGTCTCGAAGACCTGGAGCGCCATCCCAATCGCGACCGCGAAATGCTGGAGCTGCAGTATCACTGCATGGCGCTCGGCTTCCGCGGCAAATACCGCGTGCCCGGCCGCTCCGGTGATCGCTCGCTCAATGCCGTGCGCGTGGCGGCGGCGCGTTTCCTGCGCGACAGCGACGCCGAAGGCGCGCCGCTGTCGCCGAACTGGAAGGGCGTGATCGCCTCCGACGAACCGCAGCGCTTCATCGTGCCGATCTGGGTGATGGTTGCGGCAGCGGCGGTGATGGCGACAGCCATCCATATCGGCCTGTCGATGAGCCTGAGCAGCCAGGCGGTCGAGCTTTCGGCGCTGGTTCGCGCCTTGCCGCCGCCGACGCGTACGGATGTCACCCGCGCTTCGCCGAAGGTCGACGCGCCGCCGCCGGTGGCCGTGGATTTCGCGCTGCTGCCGGAATTCCAGGCGGCCGCGCCGGATGAGCTCAAGAGGGCGCTGAGCGGCACGGAGAGCGTGTCGCTGGCGCGGCTGGTCATCCAGGCCTCCAATCCCGAACTCTTCCAGTCGTCGCGGGCGCAGCTGACAGACGGCTTCGATCCGCTCATCGCCTCGGTCGCCAAGGTGATCCTCGAGAACCAGGAGCTGATCGGCGATATCACGGTGGTCGGCCACACCGACGGCGTTCCCTTGCAAAAGACCAACCCACTGTCCACCAACCAGCGGCTGTCGGAAGCCCGCGCCGCGGAAATTGCCGATATCCTGATTCAGAACGGCGTGCCGAAGGAGCGCGTGCGCTCCGAAGGCCGGGCCGCCACCGATCCGGTGGCCGACGACGGCACACGCGAAGGCCGGGCCTTGAACCGCCGCGTCGAAGTGCTGGTCGAAAAGAGGCTGTGA
- the tssK gene encoding type VI secretion system baseplate subunit TssK, whose translation MSDANRVLWSEGLFLRTQHFQQQDRFFEATVRGVLQAGHLHTFGFRTLTLGQAQLDAGQISVLSARGIFPDGTPFAIPETMDAPRPLAVTPEMGAGPVLIALPLEPPGGVGFDPAHAEPSGARYRGRIVSVRDAVHGGSDPEEIEIARPQALLLAPGTAVGGYTALPVAELKGVRADGGVALDDTFLPPTLVIGAASWYSRLLQEVVTGLDQIAEAHGKMVLGGPGRSVEDLLILNLVNAARPRLAHMLAQDVFHPAEVYMELAGLAGSMATYGSSARRLGELPAYDHMAPGPAYSALADALRSLILSLRYIEPKSRALPVMRHATNVWKIRIDNPKLLVASRIVVRIGSELSEDALRKIFVNQATVGSASEFEGLWKSRLPGIPLKPLHSQPREIPYDGDRLCLELDQKSEHWASLLEAPGFVIGVSGVLPSEPQVDCYSVNR comes from the coding sequence TTTCCAGCAACAGGACCGCTTCTTCGAAGCGACGGTGCGCGGCGTCTTGCAGGCCGGGCACCTGCATACGTTCGGCTTCCGAACGCTGACGCTCGGTCAGGCACAGCTCGATGCCGGCCAGATCTCGGTGCTCTCGGCGCGTGGCATCTTTCCCGACGGGACGCCATTCGCCATCCCCGAGACGATGGATGCGCCGCGGCCGCTGGCGGTGACGCCGGAAATGGGCGCGGGACCGGTGCTGATCGCGCTGCCGCTCGAACCGCCCGGCGGCGTCGGCTTCGACCCCGCTCACGCCGAGCCGTCCGGCGCACGCTATCGCGGCCGGATCGTCTCGGTGCGCGACGCCGTGCATGGCGGCTCCGATCCTGAGGAAATCGAGATCGCACGGCCGCAGGCGCTGTTGCTGGCGCCGGGCACGGCCGTCGGCGGCTACACCGCGCTGCCGGTGGCCGAACTCAAGGGCGTGCGCGCCGATGGCGGCGTTGCCTTGGACGACACCTTCCTGCCGCCGACCTTGGTCATCGGCGCGGCGTCCTGGTACAGCCGCCTGCTGCAGGAAGTGGTCACCGGCCTTGACCAGATCGCCGAGGCGCATGGCAAGATGGTGCTGGGCGGCCCCGGGCGCAGCGTCGAGGATCTTCTGATCCTCAATTTGGTCAACGCCGCGCGGCCGCGGCTGGCCCACATGCTGGCGCAGGATGTCTTCCATCCAGCCGAGGTCTATATGGAGCTGGCCGGTCTCGCCGGCTCGATGGCGACCTATGGCTCGAGCGCAAGACGGCTCGGCGAACTGCCTGCTTACGACCACATGGCGCCAGGCCCGGCCTATTCGGCGCTGGCCGACGCGCTGCGCTCGCTGATCCTCAGCCTGCGCTACATCGAGCCGAAATCGCGCGCCCTGCCGGTCATGCGCCATGCCACCAATGTGTGGAAGATCCGCATCGACAACCCGAAACTTCTGGTGGCGAGCCGCATCGTGGTGCGGATCGGCTCCGAACTGTCGGAGGATGCCTTGCGCAAGATTTTCGTCAACCAGGCGACCGTCGGCTCGGCCAGCGAATTCGAAGGGCTGTGGAAATCACGCCTGCCCGGCATTCCGTTGAAGCCCCTGCATTCACAGCCGCGCGAAATTCCCTATGACGGCGACCGGCTGTGCCTCGAACTCGACCAGAAAAGCGAGCACTGGGCCTCGCTGCTCGAAGCGCCCGGTTTTGTGATCGGCGTTTCGGGCGTGCTGCCCAGCGAACCGCAGGTCGACTGCTACTCGGTCAACAGGTGA
- the tssM gene encoding type VI secretion system membrane subunit TssM: protein MFILRFLWAVLTSRFLWTLIGLALLSLIIWVFGPIVRVGDYVPMASQTVRIVIIALLVIFWLIWLIVAQRRAIRANRMFVAEISAPVEEKRLSPGEENVAAVGAKFQDVMVELKRRKLGGRKFLREMPWYVIVGPPATGKTTALRQSGLNFPIDLTDDLQGIGGTRNCDWFFSENAVMIDTAGRYVQQESQPDVDAVEWLGFLDLLKKHRGRRALNGVIVALGIDALSEGDEAVKAHGRKIRRRLAELEERLEIRLPVYLMLTKADLIRGFEAFFGGLSTAAREQVWGTTFPLDARVDAKTIAGEITTLSRELEKRLVPRLEDEDKLAERAEIFRFPAQLQSLSEPIQVLVEAMFGESRYEEAAWLRGLYLTSATQEGAPIDRLTAALASSFGLPARRSMPAQRFEKRSFFLKNLLTEVIFKEAGLGTFDPLAQRRRSWIWRGAAAASAAAAILAGGLFTWSYYDNRNAIAAQAGQFEALQAPLTSTAATPASVLQPAMDVALTAMDEVVNARTAPPNKAQDLLGPSASAEMMRAQTDTYDHALRNVLEPRMVALLEATMWRQIRDPDFMLGALKTYRMMTGLSQMDSDLVENWWVNDLPEFAPAAPFLTADAEEHQLAAIRRMAVDDSYIKPDQALVAEALKTVCTISLPARAYKQLLADPAVAGLKEWIPANFAGPNGAKVFSRRSDKTLRVGISGAFTYDGFHDAILDRVEDVAAQAALDRAVFAGGCSENSETSVSALSEDILKLYYDDYIAQWDSFLRDMRLAPLSDLNIASENLKDLSSADSALKRLLTAVVQEVDLTRSDDAPAGDDKAAAKGGSKLLGKLGKLGKIVKTGAKLLPRAGSASEVDLTGTLVAEHFKPLKSTIAEVDGQPPALDAAVVALTALSNVLQTVTANPDPQDAIKKQGGLAELTGAVARQAQILPDPVNTWLSGIAGDTSGLTQKAVASELNAIWRADILPFCQAALNDRYPFSPDSAVDVNVRDFARLFGPAGMIDGFINDHLISYVDTSAQPWKWRADFGLDPSALAAFEQARRIRDDLFPGGQGPVMAFTLEPTDLSPNVTRVTLNLDGQNLVYFNNATRPQPMTWPGKDGTGVISLAFQPIDGSPEIMLNETGSWAWLRMLRGGRFTGTSLSDVYSLRLGTKGMYADFKLKAASVENPYNLQMFKKFSCPPQI from the coding sequence ATGTTCATCCTGCGCTTCCTCTGGGCGGTCCTGACTTCGCGTTTCCTGTGGACGCTGATCGGCCTGGCGCTGCTGTCGCTGATCATCTGGGTATTCGGCCCGATCGTACGGGTCGGCGACTATGTGCCGATGGCGTCGCAGACGGTGCGCATCGTCATCATCGCTCTTCTGGTGATCTTCTGGCTGATTTGGCTGATCGTCGCGCAGCGCCGCGCGATCCGCGCCAACCGCATGTTCGTCGCCGAGATTTCCGCCCCGGTCGAGGAAAAGCGGCTCAGCCCGGGCGAGGAAAACGTCGCCGCGGTCGGCGCCAAGTTCCAGGACGTCATGGTCGAGTTGAAGCGCCGCAAGCTCGGCGGCCGCAAGTTCCTGCGCGAGATGCCGTGGTATGTGATCGTCGGCCCCCCGGCGACCGGCAAGACGACGGCCTTGCGCCAATCCGGCCTCAACTTTCCGATCGACCTCACCGACGATCTGCAGGGCATCGGCGGTACGCGCAACTGCGACTGGTTCTTCTCCGAAAACGCAGTGATGATCGACACCGCCGGCCGCTATGTCCAGCAGGAGAGCCAGCCCGATGTCGACGCCGTGGAATGGCTGGGCTTCCTCGACCTGTTGAAGAAGCACCGTGGCCGCCGGGCGCTGAACGGCGTCATCGTTGCGCTTGGGATCGACGCGCTGTCCGAGGGCGACGAAGCCGTCAAGGCGCATGGCCGCAAGATCCGCAGGCGCCTGGCCGAGCTCGAGGAGCGGCTGGAAATCCGCTTGCCGGTCTATCTCATGCTGACCAAGGCCGATCTGATCAGAGGCTTCGAGGCCTTCTTCGGCGGCCTGTCGACGGCGGCGCGCGAACAGGTGTGGGGGACGACCTTCCCACTCGACGCGCGCGTCGACGCCAAGACGATCGCGGGCGAAATCACGACGCTGTCGAGGGAGCTGGAAAAGCGGCTGGTGCCGCGGCTGGAGGACGAGGACAAGCTGGCCGAACGGGCCGAGATCTTCCGCTTTCCCGCACAGCTGCAAAGCCTGTCCGAGCCGATCCAGGTGCTGGTCGAGGCGATGTTCGGCGAGAGCCGCTACGAGGAGGCAGCCTGGCTGCGCGGCCTCTATCTGACCTCGGCCACCCAGGAAGGCGCGCCGATCGACCGGCTGACCGCGGCGCTGGCCTCCTCCTTCGGCCTGCCGGCACGACGCTCGATGCCGGCGCAGCGTTTCGAGAAGCGCAGCTTCTTCCTCAAGAACCTTCTGACCGAGGTGATCTTCAAGGAGGCCGGGCTCGGCACCTTCGATCCGCTGGCGCAGCGCCGCCGCAGCTGGATCTGGCGCGGTGCCGCTGCTGCCAGCGCGGCTGCGGCCATACTCGCCGGCGGCCTGTTCACCTGGTCCTACTACGACAATCGCAACGCCATCGCCGCGCAAGCCGGCCAGTTCGAAGCGCTGCAGGCGCCGCTGACGTCGACCGCGGCGACGCCCGCCTCGGTGCTGCAGCCGGCGATGGACGTTGCCCTGACCGCCATGGACGAAGTCGTCAATGCCAGGACTGCGCCTCCGAACAAGGCGCAGGACCTGCTCGGACCATCGGCTTCGGCCGAGATGATGCGGGCGCAGACCGACACCTATGACCACGCTCTGCGCAACGTGCTGGAGCCGCGCATGGTGGCGCTGCTCGAAGCGACCATGTGGCGGCAGATCCGCGATCCGGACTTCATGCTGGGGGCGCTCAAGACCTACCGCATGATGACCGGCCTGTCTCAGATGGACTCCGACCTCGTCGAGAATTGGTGGGTGAACGACCTGCCCGAATTCGCGCCGGCCGCGCCCTTCCTGACCGCCGATGCGGAAGAACACCAGCTGGCAGCGATCCGCCGCATGGCGGTCGATGATAGCTACATCAAACCCGACCAGGCGCTGGTCGCCGAAGCGCTGAAAACGGTCTGCACGATCTCGCTGCCGGCGCGGGCCTACAAGCAATTGCTGGCCGATCCGGCGGTGGCCGGATTGAAGGAATGGATCCCCGCCAATTTCGCCGGGCCGAACGGCGCCAAGGTGTTTTCGCGACGCTCCGACAAGACGCTGCGCGTCGGCATATCAGGCGCCTTCACCTATGACGGCTTCCACGATGCGATCCTCGACCGGGTCGAGGATGTCGCCGCCCAGGCGGCACTCGACCGCGCCGTGTTTGCCGGCGGCTGCTCGGAAAATTCCGAGACGTCGGTGTCGGCGCTGTCGGAAGATATCCTGAAGCTCTACTACGACGACTACATCGCGCAGTGGGACAGTTTTTTGCGCGACATGCGGCTGGCGCCGCTCAGCGACCTCAACATTGCCAGCGAGAATCTGAAAGACCTTTCCAGTGCCGATTCCGCGTTGAAGCGGCTGTTGACGGCGGTGGTCCAGGAGGTCGACCTCACCCGCTCGGACGACGCGCCGGCCGGTGACGACAAGGCGGCGGCGAAGGGCGGCTCGAAACTGCTGGGCAAGCTCGGCAAACTGGGCAAGATCGTCAAGACCGGCGCCAAGCTGTTGCCGCGCGCAGGATCGGCCAGCGAAGTCGACCTGACCGGCACGCTGGTGGCCGAACACTTCAAGCCGCTCAAGAGCACGATTGCCGAGGTCGACGGCCAGCCGCCGGCGCTCGATGCCGCGGTCGTTGCGCTGACGGCGCTGTCCAATGTGCTGCAAACGGTGACCGCCAATCCCGACCCGCAGGACGCGATCAAGAAACAGGGCGGGCTGGCCGAACTGACCGGCGCCGTCGCCCGCCAGGCACAGATCCTGCCCGACCCGGTCAACACCTGGCTGAGCGGCATTGCCGGCGACACCAGCGGGTTGACGCAGAAGGCCGTGGCCTCCGAGCTCAACGCCATCTGGCGCGCCGATATCCTGCCCTTCTGCCAGGCCGCGCTCAACGACCGCTATCCGTTCAGCCCAGACAGCGCCGTCGACGTCAATGTGCGCGACTTCGCCCGCCTGTTCGGACCGGCAGGGATGATCGACGGCTTCATCAACGACCATCTGATCAGCTATGTGGACACCTCGGCGCAGCCTTGGAAATGGCGTGCCGATTTCGGCCTCGACCCATCGGCGCTCGCCGCCTTCGAGCAGGCGCGGCGCATCCGCGACGATCTCTTTCCCGGTGGTCAAGGCCCGGTGATGGCGTTCACGCTGGAGCCGACCGACCTGTCGCCCAACGTCACCCGCGTGACGCTCAACCTCGACGGCCAGAACCTGGTCTATTTCAACAATGCGACGCGACCTCAGCCGATGACGTGGCCCGGCAAGGACGGCACCGGCGTCATCTCGCTCGCCTTCCAGCCGATCGACGGCTCGCCCGAAATCATGCTCAACGAGACCGGCAGCTGGGCGTGGCTGAGGATGCTGCGCGGCGGCCGCTTCACCGGGACGTCGCTGTCCGATGTCTACAGCCTGCGGCTGGGGACGAAAGGCATGTACGCCGATTTCAAGCTCAAGGCGGCGAGCGTGGAAAATCCCTACAACCTCCAGATGTTCAAGAAATTCTCATGTCCGCCGCAGATCTGA